A region of Gemmatimonadaceae bacterium DNA encodes the following proteins:
- a CDS encoding S9 family peptidase — MSIHRNTLVRYLPTLALGAIVALFGVTAGAQQAGARVRVTMDSVRARELYVSNRPEDHPPADYARDIEARKHSDSINVARSAGIIDYRKVSYRSSVDGLEIPAHLYQPLGKRGARGHAALVWVHGGVHGNWGVTLFPFVKEAVQRGYVVIAPDYRGSTGYGKAFHDAIDYGGKEVDDVRSAVDFLKTLPHVDQERIGIMGWSHGGFITALNLFRDQHPFKGGAAIVPVTNLFFRLAYKGPGYTRSFSTQAGIRGAPHENREEYIKRSPLYHVEKLQVPILVHVATNDEDVNYVEDQQLVWKLRALKPDLAETKVYEDPAPWGASVGHAFSRRVDPETLERVDSPAQIDSWNRTWAFFDWTLRPYEDRSKPLPPCASQDCSRRRPAP, encoded by the coding sequence ATGTCCATTCACCGCAACACCTTAGTCCGTTACCTACCAACGCTTGCGCTTGGCGCCATCGTGGCGCTCTTCGGCGTGACTGCGGGCGCACAACAAGCCGGGGCCAGGGTGCGCGTGACCATGGACTCGGTGCGGGCTCGCGAGTTGTACGTCAGCAATCGACCGGAAGACCATCCGCCGGCGGACTACGCGCGCGACATCGAGGCGCGCAAACATTCCGACAGCATCAACGTCGCGCGTTCGGCCGGCATCATCGACTATCGGAAGGTCAGTTATCGCTCCTCGGTCGATGGGCTCGAAATCCCTGCGCACCTGTATCAACCGCTCGGCAAGCGCGGAGCCAGGGGACACGCGGCGCTGGTCTGGGTGCATGGCGGTGTCCACGGGAACTGGGGCGTGACGCTCTTTCCCTTTGTGAAGGAAGCCGTGCAGCGCGGGTACGTGGTGATTGCACCGGACTATCGCGGGAGTACGGGATACGGCAAGGCGTTTCACGACGCGATCGACTATGGCGGCAAGGAAGTCGACGACGTGCGCTCGGCGGTGGACTTCCTCAAGACGCTGCCGCACGTGGACCAGGAGCGCATCGGCATCATGGGGTGGAGCCACGGCGGATTCATCACGGCGCTCAACCTCTTTCGCGATCAACACCCCTTCAAGGGTGGAGCCGCCATCGTTCCGGTGACCAATCTGTTCTTCCGTCTTGCCTACAAGGGACCCGGCTACACGCGCAGCTTCTCGACGCAGGCGGGGATCCGTGGGGCTCCGCACGAGAATCGCGAAGAGTACATCAAGCGCTCACCCCTGTACCACGTGGAGAAGCTGCAGGTCCCGATCCTGGTGCACGTGGCGACCAACGACGAAGACGTGAACTACGTGGAGGATCAGCAGCTCGTGTGGAAGTTGCGGGCGCTCAAACCCGATCTTGCCGAAACGAAGGTCTACGAGGATCCCGCGCCGTGGGGGGCCAGCGTGGGCCACGCGTTCAGCCGGCGCGTGGACCCGGAGACGCTCGAGCGCGTGGACTCGCCGGCGCAGATCGACTCATGGAACCGGACGTGGGCCTTCTTTGACTGGACCCTGCGTCCGTACGAGGATCGTTCGAAACCACTGCCTCCGTGCGCCTCGCAGGACTGCTCGCGCCGTCGGCCGGCGCCGTGA
- a CDS encoding anti-sigma factor, protein MTARDHLEAAAAYALDAVDAHERAVLDALMTTDAAFRVEVERYREVVGLMGLAAPGLTAPAALRQRILDDAATVRPIATAASAPSPHSLAQRPARRLTAILPWLAAAASLGVAVFNSSQLRDTRSTLATLQGELVTAQDALARKDSTISAFFGPDVHVVSLSSAAQQPSARVYWNHTRRVFIVTAFNVPPAPSGRTYQLWAIAKGKNPMSMGTFNTDASGRATLVVPVNDVVLHGGTIDLCGLTMEPVGGSTQPTEQPRLVGTWRHTD, encoded by the coding sequence GTGACCGCGCGCGACCATCTCGAGGCCGCGGCCGCCTACGCACTGGATGCCGTCGATGCCCACGAACGTGCGGTGCTCGACGCGCTCATGACCACCGACGCCGCGTTCCGCGTCGAAGTCGAACGGTATCGCGAGGTCGTGGGACTCATGGGGCTCGCAGCACCGGGCCTCACCGCGCCAGCCGCGCTGCGGCAGCGGATCCTGGACGACGCTGCCACCGTGCGGCCGATCGCCACCGCGGCCTCTGCTCCGAGCCCGCACTCGCTGGCCCAGCGCCCTGCGCGCCGCCTCACGGCCATCCTGCCGTGGCTCGCCGCCGCGGCGAGTCTTGGCGTGGCCGTGTTCAACAGCTCGCAGTTGCGCGACACCCGTTCGACACTCGCCACGTTGCAGGGTGAGCTCGTCACGGCGCAGGACGCGCTCGCTCGCAAGGACTCCACGATCTCGGCGTTCTTCGGCCCCGACGTGCACGTGGTGTCGCTCAGCAGTGCGGCACAGCAGCCGTCGGCTCGCGTGTACTGGAACCACACGCGCCGCGTGTTCATCGTGACCGCGTTCAACGTGCCACCCGCACCGTCCGGCCGCACCTACCAGCTGTGGGCCATCGCCAAGGGCAAGAACCCGATGTCGATGGGCACCTTCAACACGGACGCGAGCGGACGCGCGACGCTCGTGGTGCCGGTGAACGACGTGGTCCTGCACGGCGGGACCATCGATCTGTGCGGACTCACCATGGAGCCCGTCGGCGGCTCGACGCAGCCCACCGAACAGCCGCGGCTCGTCGGCACCTGGCGGCACACGGACTAA
- a CDS encoding aminotransferase class I/II-fold pyridoxal phosphate-dependent enzyme: MPQDTAIDTAEFVRTPAATKGRISTPVGTLEGSAILRIAGEIRQRMAAGEKVCNLTVGDFDPKQFPIPTYLESAIVDALHARETNYPPSLGMPALREAIVAYTERSLGLRYPVDCVLVTSGSRPGVYGTYATLVDPGDRVVYGAPSWNNNYYCHMVGAEAVPVTCTAEDAFMPTAASLAPHLKGARLLALNSPLNPCGTCFTAEQLGAICDLVLEENARRGAGERPLYLMYDQVYWQLTFGDIAHVDPVSLRPEMARYTVYVDGISKAFASTGVRVGWLIAPTDIIEKANNFLQHVGTWAPRAEQVATARLLMAESAIETYRQELIAGARARLDALYSGIVALRDAGHPLDAVAPQGAIYLSGRFALMGKVTPEGERLTTNDDIRKWLLRTTGLGLVPFNAFGMDGENGWCRLSVGAVSLADIAGALPRLKSGLEALR; this comes from the coding sequence ATGCCGCAGGACACCGCGATCGACACCGCCGAATTCGTCAGGACACCCGCGGCCACCAAGGGACGCATCTCCACGCCCGTCGGGACGCTCGAGGGATCGGCGATCCTCAGGATCGCTGGCGAGATCCGTCAGCGCATGGCCGCTGGCGAAAAGGTGTGCAACCTGACCGTCGGCGACTTCGACCCGAAGCAGTTTCCGATTCCCACGTACCTCGAGTCGGCGATCGTCGATGCGTTGCATGCGCGCGAGACGAACTATCCGCCTTCGCTCGGCATGCCGGCACTGCGCGAGGCGATCGTGGCTTACACCGAACGATCACTTGGCCTGCGCTATCCCGTGGATTGCGTGCTCGTGACATCGGGGTCGCGGCCGGGCGTCTATGGGACGTATGCGACGCTGGTCGACCCCGGTGATCGCGTGGTGTATGGCGCTCCCTCGTGGAACAACAACTACTACTGCCACATGGTAGGTGCCGAGGCCGTGCCGGTTACGTGTACGGCTGAGGACGCGTTTATGCCGACGGCGGCGTCGCTCGCCCCGCATCTCAAGGGCGCGCGCCTGCTGGCGCTCAACTCCCCGCTCAATCCGTGCGGTACGTGCTTCACCGCCGAGCAGCTTGGCGCGATCTGCGACCTCGTGCTGGAGGAGAACGCCCGCCGCGGGGCCGGTGAGCGCCCGCTCTACCTCATGTACGACCAAGTGTACTGGCAGCTCACCTTCGGCGACATCGCCCACGTCGATCCGGTCTCGCTGCGACCCGAGATGGCGCGGTACACGGTGTACGTGGACGGTATCTCCAAGGCGTTCGCCTCGACGGGGGTACGGGTGGGCTGGCTGATCGCGCCTACGGACATCATCGAGAAGGCCAACAACTTCCTGCAGCACGTGGGCACCTGGGCTCCGCGTGCCGAGCAGGTGGCGACGGCGCGGCTGCTGATGGCGGAGTCGGCAATCGAGACGTATCGACAGGAACTCATCGCTGGCGCCCGCGCGCGGCTTGATGCGCTCTACAGCGGGATTGTTGCCCTGCGCGACGCGGGTCACCCGCTGGACGCGGTGGCGCCGCAGGGCGCCATCTATTTGAGCGGCCGGTTTGCGCTGATGGGGAAGGTCACGCCCGAGGGGGAGCGCCTCACCACCAACGACGACATCCGCAAGTGGCTGCTGCGGACAACCGGACTCGGCCTCGTGCCCTTCAATGCCTTCGGCATGGACGGAGAGAACGGATGGTGCCGACTTTCGGTTGGCGCGGTGAGCCTGGCGGACATCGCCGGCGCCCTGCCGCGCCTCAAGTCCGGACTCGAGGCGCTTCGTTAG